A section of the Phacochoerus africanus isolate WHEZ1 chromosome 4, ROS_Pafr_v1, whole genome shotgun sequence genome encodes:
- the WNT9A gene encoding protein Wnt-9a, with product MLDGPLLARWLAAAFALTLLLAALRPSAAYFGLTGSEPLTILPLTLEPEAAAQAHYKACDRLKLERKQRRMCRRDPGVAETLVEAVSMSALECQYQFRFERWNCTLEGRYRASLLKRGFKETAFLYAISSAGLTHALAKACSAGRMERCTCDEAPDLENREAWQWGGCGDNLKYSSKFVKEFLGRRSSKDLRARVDFHNNLVGVKVIKAGVETTCKCHGVSGSCTVRTCWRQLAPFHEVGKRLKHKYETALKVGSTTNEATGEAGAISPPRGRAMGTGGGDPLPRTPDLVHLDDSPSFCLAGRFSPGTAGRRCHREKNCESICCGRGHNTQSRVVTRPCQCQVRWCCYVECRQCTQREEVYTCKG from the exons GCTGACGGGCAGTGAGCCCCTGACCATCCTCCCACTGACCCTGGAGCCAGAAGCAGCTGCCCAGGCACACTACAAGGCTTGTGACCGGCTGAAGCTGGAGCGCAAGCAGCGGCGCATGTGCCGCCGGGACCCTGGTGTGGCTGAGACGCTGGTGGAGGCAGTCAGCATGAGTGCTCTCGAGTGCCAGTACCAGTTCCGGTTTGAACGCTGGAACTGCACCTTGGAGGGCCGCTACCGGGCCAGCCTGCTTAAGCGAG gcttcAAGGAGACAGCCTTCCTCTACGCCATCTCCTCAGCTGGCCTGACACATGCACTGGCCAAGGCATGCAGTGCAGGCCGCATGGAACGCTGCACTTGCGATGAGGCCCCTGACCTGGAGAACCGAGAGGCCTGGCAGTGGGGTGGCTGTGGGGATAATCTCAAGTACAGCAGCAAGTTTGTAAAGGAGTTCCTGGGTCGGCGGTCTAGCAAGGATCTGCGAGCCCGTGTGGACTTCCATAACAACCTCGTGGGTGTGAAG GTGATCAAGGCTGGGGTGGAGACCACGTGCAAGTGTCATGGTGTGTCGGGCTCATGCACCGTGAGGACGTGCTGGCGGCAGCTGGCACCTTTCCACGAGGTGGGCAAGCGCCTGAAGCACAAGTACGAGACAGCGCTCAAGGTGGGCAGCACCACCAATGAGGCCACTGGGGAGGCTGGTGCCATCTCACCGCCACGGGGCCGGGCCATGGGGACAGGTGGTGGTGACCCACTGCCCCGCACCCCAGACCTAGTGCACCTGGATGACTCACCCAGCTTCTGCCTGGCTGGCCGCTTCTCCCCAGGCACTGCTGGCCGCAGGTGCCACCGGGAGAAGAACTGCGAGAGCATCTGCTGTGGGCGCGGTCACAACACACAGAGCAGGGTGGTGACCCGTCCTTGCCAGTGCCAGGTGCGCTGGTGCTGCTATGTGGAGTGCAGGCAGTGCACCCAGCGTGAGGAGGTCTATACCTGTAAGGGCTGA